Genomic window (Pirellulales bacterium):
CGCGTATTCCTCCCACAGCTTGTTATTGGTGGGAAAGGTGTAAAGCAGCTTCAGCCGCGTGCCGTGCCAGGCCGGGTGTCGCTCGCGGTCGAGGATCTGGTCCGCCATGTCCCCCTGCACGATGACCGTGCAGGGCATAAAGCCCGCGATCTTCTTGCCAGGGCCGGCAAGGCCCAGGACGGAACCAGCGAGCGTGGCCACGCGTTTGCGGCATTGGTCTTCGCTGCGAGCTGTCCGGTCGGTCTGCGGATCGTCGACAATCACGAGATCCGGCCGCAAGGATGTACCGTCGGATAGCTTGTGGCGCATGCCGCGCACGCGGCCATCGATCCCCGAGGACTTGATGATTGTTCCCGCCGCCCGGCTGCCGGGGATGCTCGGGAACACCAGCGACTTTTTCCCCCAGGTGATCCGGGTTCGCTCCCCGCAGCAGAGCTGCGCGCTGGCTCGATTGTTGATCCCACCGAGCTTGCTAATGGGAAAACAGACCTCGGGAAAATCGGCCGCGAGTAAATCGTTGGTTTCAAACTCCGTGCGGATACTATCGAGAATTTCATTGGCCGCATCGGCGCTCGCGCCAATCAAGGCCAGGAACCGCCTCCGACCATAGAGCACGGTCCAGATCGCGGCGGCTTCGCAGAGCGTGGTTTTCCCCGAGCCGCGCGGCATCGCAAACGCAAAGAGCCCCCCCTCGATGGCGGAGCTTTCGATGTACTTGATCGCCGCCAAGTGATCCTCGGAAAACTCCAGAGGGAATTGCTCGGCGAGGTAAGTCTCGCAAAACGCCTGGAGCGAAGTCTCGCAGCGTTCGCGACGGGCGGGAACGGCGATCGGCGGGATCGGCCCGATGTCCCGCCCCTCTTGGCTGGCGGCGGCATTGCGGGCGCGTTCCCGTTCGCGCTTGGCATGGTAGGCCCGCGCGGCGGTCCCTGCTCCCGCCTCTTGCCTCCCGTCTCCCCCTCCCGTACGCCGCGGCTGCTGACAAAGCCAGGCGGCATATTTGAGCAGATCGAGCGTTTTTTCTCGTTCGCCGGCGATCCGTAGTCCGGCCCGTTCACGGTGCAAACGCAGGATGCGATCGGTCAGAACGTCGCCAGCGGGAGTGGTGTTCAGGAGCCGTACCAGCTCGCCGGGCTTCAGCGCGCGCGGATTATTCGTCACAGTCGCTACCAGTGGCAGGAGAGCGGTGTAGACGCGGTCGAGAAAACTGGTTCGGGGCATGGTCCCTTTTGCGCAGGGCCAGCGCCGCAAGCTAGTTTTTTTTAGCCGCGTGCAGCTCGCACCTGCATGGTGGTTAGGGGTCAGCCGTGGTTGCGCACTGGCTGGCCCCGCTATTTAAATACGTATTACGAATTAAGACTTTCGCGCAACTTCTTGTGCGCTTTAACCAGCAATTGGCGGATGCGTTCCTTGCTGACGCCGAGTTCCTCGCCGATCTCTTGGTAGGTTTTCTCAGCAAGTCGTAACTCGATCACCCGCTGTAGTCGTGCCGGCAACCGAGTGATTCCCTCGCGCAATTGCGTCTGTCGGTCATCCTCGTGGACGGCAGGTGGCACCTGCGGTGGATCATGCGTCCCCTCTTCGTATGCGCTAATCGAGCGTGCCCGCTCGACTGCCATTTGATACTTCTCGGTCCGTTGGTGGCTGGACTGGTAATAGGGAACGCGGATCACCCCTTGTTCCACAGCGAAGCGACGGATGTTTTGCTGGATCGCGCGAAACGCATATGTGGTGAGCGCG
Coding sequences:
- a CDS encoding sigma-70 family RNA polymerase sigma factor, with protein sequence MNFYAADLHRIEYRLSPAERTALARRARRGDRAAREQLIESILPLVVQLAKRWHARYPQVPIEDLIQAGNLGAIKAVDGFRPSRGFALTTYAFRAIQQNIRRFAVEQGVIRVPYYQSSHQRTEKYQMAVERARSISAYEEGTHDPPQVPPAVHEDDRQTQLREGITRLPARLQRVIELRLAEKTYQEIGEELGVSKERIRQLLVKAHKKLRESLNS
- a CDS encoding terminase gpA endonuclease subunit, translating into MPRTSFLDRVYTALLPLVATVTNNPRALKPGELVRLLNTTPAGDVLTDRILRLHRERAGLRIAGEREKTLDLLKYAAWLCQQPRRTGGGDGRQEAGAGTAARAYHAKRERERARNAAASQEGRDIGPIPPIAVPARRERCETSLQAFCETYLAEQFPLEFSEDHLAAIKYIESSAIEGGLFAFAMPRGSGKTTLCEAAAIWTVLYGRRRFLALIGASADAANEILDSIRTEFETNDLLAADFPEVCFPISKLGGINNRASAQLCCGERTRITWGKKSLVFPSIPGSRAAGTIIKSSGIDGRVRGMRHKLSDGTSLRPDLVIVDDPQTDRTARSEDQCRKRVATLAGSVLGLAGPGKKIAGFMPCTVIVQGDMADQILDRERHPAWHGTRLKLLYTFPTNNKLWEEYADLRRTSFRNGGKGEEATKFYRKHRQEMDAGAKIAWPQRYNKDELSAIQNAMNLFIDNEAAFWAESQNAPLKEASDDEDLPTNAQIAGKINQLSRSLVPQAATKLTAMIDVQHKLLYWVVVAWTDKFGGYVLDYGTFPEQQRVHFKLRDVRHNLAKIYPGQSMESQVYHGLTDLISQLCERDFAREEGGHARIERLLVDSADGMTSDIVMRVCRTHPHKVIVLPSLGRAIKKGEKPMHQYAKKEGETIGYHWLLQRSLKHAVKQLVIDTNFWKSFVQRGLAAPLGERHALSLYGTQGTRHLLFADHCTSEARTRVPDERTGSTHESWKLKPGQSDNHWFDCLVGTAAAASQLGISVDAGTDPRRQRRRITAADIPQRRRA